Proteins from one Rosa chinensis cultivar Old Blush chromosome 7, RchiOBHm-V2, whole genome shotgun sequence genomic window:
- the LOC112178688 gene encoding disease resistance protein RUN1 — protein MASSSSSEKRWRYDVFLSFRGKDTRKTFTDHLYKALDHAGVNTFIDDSELKKGENITVELVRAIRGSRISLIIFSDNYADSSWCLEELVQIMECKETPEQLVFPIFYHVDPSHVRRQIGMFGPAFQKHESRYGTDKVSRWRTALRGAANLSGFDIAGRREVDFIGNIIHEISSRLNNIYLHVANYPVGIDSRVEDISNSLSVGSHDVRMVGIWGMGGIGKTSLAKAIYNKFYHIFRSKSFLANVRETAKDSNGLITLQERLLSDILRPTKIELGSVPRGINVIKERLGFRKVLVIVDDVDHVDQLNALAIRHFSFGPGSRIIITTRDRHLLELISVDTIHLTREMNEEEAFELFNWHAFKSHCPDAGFLKLSRSVVTYCKGLPLALEVLGSFLFKGSKRAWESTLEKLKKIPDDKIQDKLRISFDAIDENQKDIFLHISCFLIGMDRNYATQILHSCGYFPETGIRVLLQRCLVTVSEKNKLRMHDLLREMGREVVRAECPKRPEKRSRLWCQEDVIDVLTEESGTEEIEGLALNLQRTDKKSFSTKVFTNMRRLKLLQLNYVQLTGNYGNLSKKLRWLCFRGFSSKFIGKEFLDQRNLVSIDLRYSNLIKFWEHSRLLEKLKILNLSHSHDLTQSPDFSKLPNIEYLILKDCESLSEIHQSIGHLKRLALLNLKNCKKLNGLPRSFYKLKSIETLVLFGCSRFENLGEDIGKMISLTTLLVNGTAMSQVPSSVGRLQNLNYPSLQGLIRVKLRFPEVPKNYFPALPQGFNSLIFLNLAGSSSGLSLPKLSGLSNLESLHFSNMANLPASRDLPTSLKELEVDHCTALDIIPNVSNMSRHILQGRTASGDGGISVPNISKSFAYVRKSDQVFFQVPQIIGCNLEAFTVSVVCSASFNEHISTTGISIFVTNYTKFISFAVRPAHLTEITSDEVVSLVWQINLSNIEFNLEGGDFVDVEVVIASGFTLKYTRVSLVWDPKLINENKIECESSLDNDLFDDDSSDEDRSSETLRFAMQELRPIHGR, from the exons atggcctcctcctcctcctcagaaAAACGTTGGAGGTATGACGTGTTCTTGAGCTTCAGAGGTAAAGACACACGCAAGACCTTCACGGACCACCTCTATAAGGCCTTAGATCATGCCGGAGTCAACACCTTCATTGACGACAGCGAACTCAAAAAAGGGGAAAATATAACGGTGGAACTGGTGCGGGCAATCCGAGGGTCCAGGATCTCTCTGATCATCTTCTCAGACAACTATGCGGATTCAAGTTGGTGTCTTGAGGAGCTGGTGCAGATCATGGAGTGTAAAGAAACACCGGAGCAATTGGtgttccccatattttatcatgTTGATCCTTCACATGTCAGAAGACAGATTGGTATGTTTGGTCCGGCATTTCAGAAACATGAAAGTAGATATGGTACGGATAAGGTATCCAGGTGGAGAACTGCTCTTCGGGGAGCTGCAAATTTGTCTGGCTTCGATATTGCTGGCAG GCGGGAGGTAGATTTTATCGGTAACATTATTCATGAGATCAGTAGCCGGCTGAACAACATATACTTACATGTAGCCAACTATCCAGTTGGAATAGATTCACGGGTTGAAGATATCAGTAATTCGTTATCTGTTGGGTCACATGATGTTCGCATGGTTGGAATTTGGGGTATGGGTGGAATTGGGAAAACATCACTTGCAAAAGCCATCTATAACAAATTTTATCATATCTTTAGGAGTAAAAGTTTCCTTGCAAATGTTAGGGAGACTGCAAAGGATTCAAATGGTCTGATTACTTTGCAAGAAAGACTTCTCTCTGATATTTTAAGACCAACCAAGATAGAGCTAGGTAGTGTTCCGAGAGGTATCAATGTGATAAAAGAGAGACTTGGATTCAGAAAGGTCCTTGTCATTGTTGACGATGTGGATCATGTGGACCAGTTGAATGCATTGGCTATAAGGCATTTTTCATTTGGTCCAGGAAGTCGAATTATAATAACAACAAGAGATCGACATTTGCTAGAGCTAATTTCAGTGGATACAATACATCTGACTCGAGAAATGAATGAAGAAGAGGCTTTTGAGCTCTTTAATTGGCATGCGTTTAAAAGTCATTGTCCTGATGCAGGATTTTTGAAACTCTCAAGAAGCGTGGTCACTTACTGTAAAGGTTTACCACTGGCTCTTGAAGTTTTGGGGTCTTTTCTCTTTAAAGGGAGCAAAAGAGCTTGGGAGAgcacattggagaaattgaaaaaaattccTGATGACAAAATTCAGGATAAGCTCAGAATAAGCTTTGATGCAATTGATGAGAACCAGAAGGACATATTCCTCCATATATCTTGTTTCTTAATTGGAATGGATAGGAACTATGCCACACAAATTCTGCACAGCTGTGGTTATTTTCCAGAAACTGGAATCCGTGTCCTCCTTCAACGTTGCCTTGTAACCGTCAGTGAAAAAAACAAGCTCAGGATGCATGATTTGCTTCGAGAAATGGGCAGAGAAGTTGTTCGAGCAGAATGCCCCAAACGCCCAGAAAAACGTAGTAGATTGTGGTGCCAGGAAGATGTAATAGATGTATTGACGGAAGAATCT GGCACTGAAGAGATTGAAGGACTCGCTTTAAATTTACAAAGAACTGACAAAAAGAGTTTCAGTACAAAAGTATTTACCAACATGAGGAGATTGAAATTGCTCCAACTCAACTATGTACAGCTCACTGGAAACTACGGCAATCTTTCAAAAAAGTTAAGATGGCTCTGCTTTCGTGGATTCTCTTCGAAGTTCATAGGAAAGGAGTTTCTTGACCAGCGAAACCTGGTTTCTATCGACCTGCGGTACAGCAATCTCATAAAATTTTGGGAGCATTCCAGG CTGCTTGAGAAGTTAAAGATTCTTAATCTGAGTCATTCACATGACCTAACACAATCACCAGACTTTTCAAAACTCCCAAATATTGAGTATTTGATTCTAAAAGACTGTGAGAGTTTGTCAGAGATTCACCAGTCTATTGGACATCTTAAAAGACTTGCTTTGCTAAATCTAAAGAACTGCAAAAAGCTGAATGGCCTTCCAAGGAGTTTTTATAAGTTGAAATCTATCGAAACTCTTGTTCTTTTTGGCTGTTCAAGATTTGAGAATTTGGGTGAGGACATTGGGAAGATGATATCATTGACAACGCTTCTTGTGAATGGCACAGCCATGAGTCAAGTACCATCCTCTGTAGGAAGATTGCAAAACCTGAACTATCCATCCCTGCAAGGCCTGATTCGCGTGAAGCTACGTTTCCCAGAAGTGCCTAAAAATTATTTTCCTGCTCTACCACAAGGATTtaactctttaatttttttgaatttggCGGGAAGCAGTAGTGGACTTAGCCTTCCAAAACTCAGTGGCCTTTCCAATCTTGAATCTCTACATTTCAGTAATATGGCAAACCTTCCTGCAAGCAGAGATTTGCCAACTAGTTTGAAAGAGTTGGAAGTGGACCACTGCACCGCACTGGATATAATTCCAAATGTTTCCAACATGTCGAGGCACATCCTACag GGACGGACTGCAAGTGGAGATGGTGGCATTTCTGTCCCTAATATTTCAAAGTCGTTTGCATATGTCAGAAAGAGTGATCAAGTCTTTTTCCAAGTGCCTCAAATTATTGGTTGCAATTTAGAGGCTTTCACTGTATCCGTTGTTTGTTCTGCTTCTTTCAACGAGCACATATCTACAACTGGCATTTCCATTTTTGTTACAAATTATACCAAATTCATCAGCTTTGCTGTTCGACCAGCTCATCTCACTGAAATAACTTCAGATGAAGTGGTTTCACTGGTTTGGCAGATAAATTTGTCAAACATTGAGTTCAATTTGGAAGGTGGTGACTTTGTTGACGTTGAAGTTGTAATTGCTTCTGGTTTCACTTTGAAGTATACACGGGTCAGTCTAGTATGGGATCCCAAACTTATCaacgaaaataaaatagagtgcGAGTCATCACTTGATAATGACTTATTTGATGATGACTCATCTGATGAGGACCGATCTTCAGAAACATTGAGGTTTGCGATGCAGGAGCTACGACCCATTCACGGCAGGTAA